A genome region from Pseudoalteromonas tetraodonis includes the following:
- a CDS encoding ABC transporter ATP-binding protein, with protein MINLENVSFKWQKSAVTPTLAIKQLTINAGEHVFLHGPSGSGKSTLLALLAGINVTTSGQLCVLNQNLSALTNAQRDAFRADHIGYIFQNFNLLPYLTPLENVCLGCQFSKKRQQHMLSQADNLESEAARLLNALGLEAHFHNQNVATLSIGQQQRVAAARAFIGSPELIIADEPTSALDTQNRESFIKLLFEQAKKSNSTLVFVSHDETLKPLFSRTIDLVSLQGDV; from the coding sequence ATGATCAACCTTGAGAATGTCTCTTTCAAATGGCAAAAAAGCGCAGTCACCCCGACTCTCGCTATTAAGCAGCTTACGATTAATGCTGGGGAACATGTTTTTTTACATGGTCCAAGCGGTAGTGGTAAATCTACCTTACTAGCGCTACTGGCAGGCATTAATGTAACCACTAGCGGCCAACTTTGTGTTTTAAACCAAAACCTAAGTGCGCTCACCAACGCACAGCGCGATGCATTTAGAGCGGATCATATTGGCTATATTTTCCAAAACTTTAATTTACTACCTTATTTAACCCCATTAGAAAACGTGTGTTTAGGGTGCCAATTTTCGAAAAAGCGTCAGCAACACATGCTCAGCCAAGCCGATAATTTAGAGAGTGAAGCAGCCAGATTACTCAATGCACTGGGGTTAGAGGCGCACTTTCATAATCAAAATGTTGCCACTTTAAGTATTGGGCAACAACAGCGTGTTGCTGCAGCACGCGCATTTATAGGCAGCCCTGAACTTATTATTGCCGATGAGCCTACTTCAGCACTTGATACCCAAAATCGTGAAAGCTTTATTAAGCTGCTATTTGAACAAGCAAAAAAAAGTAACAGCACGCTTGTTTTTGTCAGTCACGATGAAACATTAAAGCCACTCTTTAGCCGCACAATCGACTTAGTAAGTTTACAGGGTGATGTATGA